A single region of the Duganella sp. BuS-21 genome encodes:
- a CDS encoding sensor histidine kinase, whose product MRTAPPLLEIDIVCLAVCLLVWAACLLLWWRQRIRGAHALAEARRQIARLSASQHSLRDAERRRIARDLHDDLGQQLLALSLDTGALAAGHPALQRPLDQLLERIQQAIRAMRAIVDDLPAEALQSGLEGAVHQQIAQFSRLSGIRCQLDTEPSAFAGPAATAGIEGVLYRVLQESLSNIVRHAQASEVSVGLRRQEQRLNLTVRDNGVGLAQTPARRGNGLRNIARRVSEAGGRFDVASTPGAGTALTMSFPIQ is encoded by the coding sequence ATGAGAACCGCGCCGCCGCTTCTGGAAATCGATATCGTCTGCCTGGCTGTTTGCCTGTTGGTCTGGGCCGCCTGTCTGCTGCTGTGGTGGCGCCAGCGCATACGGGGAGCGCATGCTCTGGCCGAGGCGCGGCGTCAGATCGCGCGCCTGAGCGCCAGCCAGCACTCGCTGCGTGACGCCGAGCGGCGCCGCATCGCCCGCGACCTGCACGACGACCTGGGCCAACAGCTGCTGGCGCTCAGCCTGGACACCGGCGCGCTGGCCGCCGGCCACCCAGCCTTGCAGCGGCCGCTAGACCAACTGCTGGAGCGCATCCAGCAAGCCATCCGCGCCATGCGCGCCATCGTCGACGACTTGCCGGCCGAGGCCCTGCAGTCCGGGCTGGAAGGCGCGGTACACCAGCAGATCGCCCAATTCTCGCGTTTGAGCGGCATCCGCTGCCAGCTGGACACCGAACCTTCCGCCTTCGCCGGCCCCGCCGCCACCGCCGGCATCGAGGGCGTGCTGTACCGCGTGCTGCAGGAATCGCTGAGCAATATCGTGCGCCATGCGCAAGCCTCCGAGGTCAGCGTCGGCCTGCGCCGCCAGGAACAGCGTCTGAACCTGACCGTGCGCGACAACGGCGTCGGCCTGGCGCAGACGCCCGCCCGGCGCGGCAACGGCCTGCGCAACATCGCCCGGCGCGTGAGCGAGGCCGGCGGCCGTTTCGACGTCGCCAGCACACCCGGCGCCGGCACGGCGCTCACCATGTCTTTTCCCATTCAATAA
- a CDS encoding MBL fold metallo-hydrolase codes for MKARIWGARGSLPVALNARQIRAKLVTALEGAIGRDLDTPQKVADYIDHDLGFEVSGTYGGNSSCVEVEAWDTDAIHEHIVLDLGSGARPLAGSKLAKYGPAKPQTYHVFMSHLHWDHIMGFPFFTPAYIPGNRIIIYGCHKDLETAFRRQQEPISFPVTFQQLGATIEFVTMEPGVPLQLRDVTVTAKLQLHAGDSYGYRLEQNGKALIYSTDSEHKLDNAAERVAFVDFFRDADVVIFDAMYSLADSISVKADWGHSSNVVGVELCQLAGVHKLCLFHHEPIYDDAQISRVLAETRRYAEITGEAPLEILSAYDGMEISL; via the coding sequence ATGAAAGCGCGCATCTGGGGTGCGCGCGGCTCGCTGCCGGTGGCGCTGAACGCGCGACAAATACGCGCCAAGCTGGTGACCGCGCTGGAAGGCGCCATCGGCCGCGATCTCGATACGCCGCAGAAGGTCGCCGACTACATCGACCATGACCTGGGCTTTGAGGTCAGCGGCACCTACGGCGGCAATTCCAGCTGCGTGGAAGTGGAGGCCTGGGATACGGACGCCATCCATGAGCACATCGTGCTCGATCTTGGCTCGGGCGCGCGGCCGCTGGCCGGTTCCAAGCTGGCCAAGTACGGCCCTGCCAAGCCGCAGACCTATCACGTGTTCATGTCGCACCTGCACTGGGACCACATCATGGGGTTCCCGTTCTTCACGCCGGCCTACATCCCGGGCAACCGTATTATTATCTACGGCTGCCACAAGGATCTGGAAACGGCGTTCCGTCGCCAGCAGGAGCCGATCAGTTTTCCCGTCACCTTCCAGCAGCTGGGCGCGACCATCGAATTCGTCACCATGGAGCCGGGCGTGCCGCTGCAACTGCGCGATGTGACGGTGACCGCCAAGCTGCAACTGCATGCCGGCGACTCCTACGGCTACCGTCTGGAGCAGAACGGCAAGGCGCTGATCTACAGCACCGACTCCGAGCACAAGCTCGATAACGCGGCCGAACGCGTGGCCTTTGTTGACTTCTTCCGCGATGCCGACGTGGTGATTTTCGATGCCATGTATTCGCTGGCCGATTCGATTTCCGTGAAGGCCGACTGGGGCCACTCCAGCAATGTGGTGGGCGTGGAGCTGTGTCAGCTGGCCGGTGTGCACAAGCTCTGCCTGTTCCATCACGAGCCGATTTACGACGACGCACAGATTTCGCGCGTATTGGCTGAAACGCGCCGTTACGCCGAGATCACCGGCGAAGCGCCGCTGGAGATCCTGTCCGCCTACGACGGCATGGAAATTTCGCTGTAA
- a CDS encoding DUF4214 domain-containing protein, with amino-acid sequence MTLTSGINSIDSLLGESWAAAPGQAVTLTYSFMTRLPSDATNDDANGFRAMTPAQKTATRDALATWAAVANITFQEVSAGGELQMGTNDQGSTSSGYAYLPNGHDPSYLFTNNQNDYNFSFAPGDFGVAVLIHELGHTLGFKHPGNYDSTGGDIDGPFLPQETDTIDYSQMSYHTGAGFQLNYNYGITPMLYDIQAIQYLYGANLNYHTGNDSYVFLKDAALQCIWDAGGADTLDFSGCTGATVINLNAGSFSSTAPGYQNISIAYNVAIEGAIAGNGGSTIYANAYGNLITGGTGNDVIYEGAGSDTISGNGGLDTVVFGKTLSAYALAGSFGALSVSGDGNDLLTEIDWLQFSDVNIHLYDYTALVAGGAGNDVLTASAGSQLIAGGAGIDTLMIAGTRASVFLHAAGSAVSLIDQGGSEGTDLLTGVERLSFADGAVALDTNGAAGQLYRLYSAMFNRTPDEAGMGYWLKVLDNGGRVTSTAAGFVDSAEFISIYGANASDEVFLTALYNNVLHRAPDAAGLQFWLDSLKVVTRAEALVGFSDSAENIDVMSHIIPVGIPYVPYLPALG; translated from the coding sequence ATGACACTGACATCCGGTATTAATTCCATCGATTCGCTGCTCGGCGAAAGCTGGGCCGCTGCCCCGGGCCAGGCCGTGACGCTGACCTACAGCTTCATGACGCGCTTGCCGAGCGACGCCACCAATGACGACGCCAACGGTTTCCGTGCCATGACGCCGGCCCAGAAAACCGCGACGCGCGATGCGCTGGCCACCTGGGCCGCAGTCGCCAACATCACCTTCCAGGAAGTGTCGGCCGGTGGCGAACTCCAGATGGGCACCAACGACCAGGGCAGTACCAGTAGCGGCTATGCCTATCTGCCGAATGGCCACGATCCCAGCTATTTGTTCACCAACAATCAGAACGATTACAACTTCAGCTTTGCGCCTGGCGATTTCGGTGTGGCGGTGCTCATCCACGAGTTGGGCCATACGCTGGGCTTCAAGCATCCGGGCAACTACGACTCCACCGGCGGCGATATCGACGGCCCCTTCCTGCCGCAGGAAACCGATACCATCGATTACTCGCAGATGTCGTATCACACCGGCGCGGGGTTCCAGCTGAACTACAACTACGGCATTACGCCGATGCTGTACGACATCCAGGCGATCCAGTACCTGTACGGCGCCAACCTGAACTACCACACCGGCAACGATAGCTACGTCTTCCTCAAGGACGCGGCGCTGCAATGCATCTGGGATGCCGGCGGCGCCGACACGCTGGACTTTTCCGGCTGCACGGGGGCGACGGTCATCAATCTGAACGCGGGCAGTTTCAGTTCCACCGCGCCGGGTTATCAAAATATTTCCATCGCCTACAATGTGGCGATCGAGGGCGCCATTGCCGGCAACGGCGGTTCGACCATCTACGCCAACGCTTACGGCAATCTGATCACCGGCGGCACCGGCAACGACGTCATTTACGAGGGGGCGGGCAGCGATACCATCAGTGGCAATGGCGGCTTGGATACCGTGGTGTTCGGCAAGACGTTGTCGGCCTATGCGCTGGCCGGTTCCTTCGGCGCGCTGAGCGTCAGCGGCGACGGCAACGATCTGCTGACCGAGATCGACTGGCTGCAGTTCAGCGACGTCAATATCCACTTGTATGACTATACCGCGCTGGTGGCGGGTGGCGCCGGCAACGATGTGCTGACGGCGTCGGCAGGCAGTCAGCTGATCGCCGGCGGGGCCGGCATCGACACCTTGATGATTGCCGGGACGCGCGCCAGCGTCTTCTTGCACGCCGCCGGTTCGGCAGTTTCGCTGATTGACCAGGGCGGAAGCGAGGGCACCGACTTGCTGACCGGCGTCGAGCGCCTGAGCTTTGCCGATGGCGCCGTGGCGCTCGACACCAACGGCGCCGCCGGCCAGCTATACCGCCTGTACAGCGCCATGTTCAACCGCACGCCGGACGAAGCGGGGATGGGCTACTGGCTCAAGGTGCTGGATAACGGCGGCCGCGTAACGTCGACCGCCGCCGGCTTCGTGGACAGCGCGGAATTCATCAGCATCTACGGCGCCAACGCCAGCGATGAAGTGTTCCTGACGGCGCTGTACAACAACGTGCTGCACCGCGCGCCGGACGCCGCCGGCCTGCAGTTCTGGCTCGATTCGCTGAAGGTGGTGACGCGCGCCGAAGCGCTGGTCGGCTTCTCGGACTCCGCCGAGAACATCGATGTGATGAGCCACATCATCCCGGTCGGCATTCCCTACGTACCGTATCTGCCGGCGCTGGGCTAG
- a CDS encoding HAD family phosphatase yields MLRAILWDNDGVLVDTEQLFYEANRELFLPLGLELSARHFFDWYLADNCGAWHLLEPRLSEEHAEALRAVRNQRYAARLASEHIPAIDGVVDTLAALSPRLRMGVVTSSNRDHFEIIHQRLDLLRHFEFVLTHESYTRSKPSPEPYLLGLERMGVGADEALVIEDSPRGLQAATAAGMRCIILRNALTRQHDFPGAWRVLDTMAEVRAAVESLL; encoded by the coding sequence ATGCTGCGGGCCATCCTATGGGACAACGACGGTGTGCTGGTCGATACGGAGCAGCTGTTTTATGAAGCGAACCGCGAGCTGTTCCTGCCACTGGGCCTGGAACTGAGTGCGCGGCATTTCTTCGACTGGTATCTGGCCGATAACTGCGGCGCCTGGCATTTGCTTGAGCCGCGCCTGTCCGAAGAACACGCCGAGGCGCTGCGCGCGGTGCGCAACCAGCGTTATGCGGCACGCCTGGCCTCCGAGCATATTCCGGCCATCGACGGCGTGGTCGACACGCTGGCGGCTTTGTCGCCGCGCCTGCGCATGGGCGTGGTCACCAGCTCCAATCGCGACCATTTCGAGATCATTCACCAGCGGCTGGATTTGCTGCGCCACTTCGAATTCGTGCTCACGCATGAATCCTACACGCGCAGCAAACCGTCGCCGGAGCCCTACCTGCTGGGCCTTGAGCGCATGGGCGTGGGCGCCGATGAAGCGTTGGTGATCGAGGATTCGCCGCGTGGCCTGCAGGCGGCGACGGCGGCCGGCATGCGCTGCATCATCCTGCGCAATGCGCTGACTCGGCAGCATGACTTTCCCGGCGCCTGGCGCGTGCTCGATACCATGGCGGAAGTGCGGGCAGCGGTGGAGTCCTTGTTATGA
- a CDS encoding SpoIIE family protein phosphatase, which yields MLRRLQNRASDGVRAGHGRPLALLLALVLALLSALLSARGGDGPLPALRLALFDAYQLHLPRQRLSGPVHIINIDEAALSEYGQWPWPRTLLKDLLERIAEQEPLAIGLDILMPEPDNTSPEALVARLPQGRLHDELALLPSHDALLAEQMRRAPIVLSTAGFLHAEAGTSDALRVWPMRVKVEGEGEHAATAAPVTAATLPVMRFPQAMSSLPALQAAARGQGLLSANLEKGIVRRAPLVGAVGDTLVPALSMELLRVATGTQALEIEAGADGVHSVSVGDLRVPTSPDGTVWINFSTPAIDRYVSALDVMRGRIDAGVLQNKIVIVAMTGLGLSDYKTNARGDLLPGVDTHAQMIESFFDGSFLRRPQWMRWAELAAFGACSLLTIWLLPRQRLLVGVPVAVALGVCLFGVGALLFARAGLLFDAGGVVLGHAAVCLSLLTSMLALAVRDRKMSERALQAARESAARTAGELNAARRIQMASLPQAATAFPGERRFELGALLEPAREVGGDLYDFFMLDQDRVFFMVGDVSGKGLPASLFMVVAKALSRSIALRGEADMGLIMNSANRELVRENPEMLFVTSVAGILDAATGRVSLCNAGHDAPRRITADCRVELLQSADGPPLCVMDDFDYPVQQYQLQPGESLCLTTDGIGEAMNQAGELYGSERLDRLLTAAATTAPAALVQAVRDDVRRHVDGAEASDDLTLLVLRWNGAA from the coding sequence ATGCTGCGCCGCTTGCAAAATCGCGCCTCGGACGGCGTGCGCGCCGGTCACGGCCGGCCGCTGGCGCTGCTGTTGGCGCTGGTGCTGGCCCTGTTGTCGGCCCTGTTGTCGGCGCGCGGCGGCGACGGCCCGCTGCCGGCCTTGCGCCTTGCGTTGTTCGATGCCTATCAGCTTCACCTGCCGCGCCAGCGGCTTTCCGGACCGGTCCATATCATCAATATCGACGAGGCGGCGCTGAGCGAATACGGCCAGTGGCCGTGGCCGCGCACTTTGCTGAAAGATCTGCTGGAGCGGATCGCCGAGCAAGAACCGCTGGCGATCGGGCTCGATATTCTGATGCCGGAGCCGGACAACACCTCGCCGGAGGCACTGGTGGCGCGGCTGCCGCAAGGCCGCCTGCACGACGAACTGGCGCTGCTGCCGTCGCACGATGCGCTGCTGGCGGAGCAGATGCGACGCGCGCCGATTGTGCTTAGCACGGCGGGCTTCCTGCACGCGGAGGCCGGCACCAGCGACGCCTTGCGCGTCTGGCCGATGCGCGTAAAGGTTGAGGGCGAGGGCGAACATGCGGCGACGGCGGCTCCGGTGACTGCGGCGACCTTGCCGGTGATGCGCTTTCCGCAGGCCATGTCCAGTTTGCCCGCGCTGCAGGCGGCGGCGCGCGGGCAGGGCCTGTTGTCGGCGAATCTGGAGAAAGGCATCGTGCGCCGCGCACCGCTGGTCGGCGCGGTCGGCGATACGCTGGTGCCGGCGCTGTCGATGGAGCTGCTGCGGGTGGCGACCGGCACCCAGGCGCTGGAGATCGAGGCCGGCGCCGACGGCGTGCACAGCGTCTCGGTCGGCGACCTGCGCGTGCCGACTTCGCCCGACGGCACGGTCTGGATCAATTTTTCCACGCCGGCCATAGACCGCTATGTCTCGGCGCTGGATGTTATGCGCGGCCGTATCGACGCCGGCGTCCTGCAGAACAAGATCGTGATCGTCGCCATGACTGGCCTGGGCCTGAGCGACTACAAGACCAACGCGCGCGGCGACCTGCTGCCCGGCGTCGACACGCACGCCCAGATGATCGAAAGCTTCTTCGACGGTTCTTTCCTGCGCCGTCCGCAGTGGATGCGCTGGGCCGAATTGGCGGCCTTCGGCGCGTGCAGCCTGCTCACCATCTGGCTGCTGCCGCGCCAGCGCTTGCTCGTCGGCGTGCCGGTGGCAGTTGCGCTGGGCGTTTGCTTGTTCGGCGTCGGCGCCTTGCTGTTCGCGCGCGCCGGCCTGTTGTTCGACGCGGGCGGGGTGGTGCTGGGCCATGCGGCGGTCTGCCTCAGTCTTTTGACCAGCATGCTGGCGTTGGCGGTGCGCGACCGCAAAATGTCCGAACGGGCATTGCAGGCCGCGCGTGAATCGGCGGCCCGCACCGCCGGCGAATTGAACGCCGCGCGTCGCATCCAGATGGCGTCCCTGCCGCAGGCGGCCACCGCCTTCCCCGGCGAGCGCCGCTTCGAACTGGGCGCGTTGCTGGAGCCGGCCAGGGAAGTCGGCGGCGACCTGTATGACTTCTTTATGCTGGACCAGGACCGCGTGTTCTTCATGGTCGGCGACGTCTCGGGCAAAGGCCTGCCGGCCAGCCTGTTCATGGTGGTGGCCAAAGCGCTTTCGCGCAGCATCGCGCTGCGCGGCGAGGCCGACATGGGTCTGATCATGAACAGCGCCAACCGCGAACTGGTGCGCGAGAATCCGGAAATGCTGTTCGTGACCAGCGTCGCCGGCATCCTGGACGCCGCCACCGGCCGCGTCTCGCTGTGTAATGCCGGCCACGACGCGCCGCGCCGCATCACCGCCGATTGCCGCGTCGAGCTGCTGCAATCGGCCGACGGCCCGCCCTTGTGCGTGATGGATGATTTCGACTATCCGGTCCAGCAGTACCAGCTACAGCCCGGCGAAAGCCTGTGCCTGACCACTGACGGCATCGGCGAGGCGATGAACCAGGCCGGCGAGCTGTATGGGAGCGAGCGGCTGGACCGCTTGCTGACGGCGGCGGCGACCACCGCGCCGGCGGCGCTGGTGCAGGCCGTGCGCGACGACGTGCGCCGTCACGTGGACGGCGCCGAGGCTTCGGATGATTTGACGTTGCTGGTGCTGCGCTGGAATGGCGCAGCCTGA
- a CDS encoding diguanylate cyclase, with amino-acid sequence MSGTQKIQHLMEFPPADQQHGFALKLMELLVIPTFVVDINGKVIIWNQACERLTGVPAWEVLGTADHWKPFYEEQRPTLADLVIQGRSADLHRLYRQHARRNDTDNNLCAENWCDMPRVGRRRYLAADASPIFDSEGKLVAVVETLRDVTEEKRAQVALEQLATRDGLTGLANRRCFDDTLNAEWQRALRHQLPLSLLMVDVDNFKQYNDAYGHLGGDECLQRIATAVSSEMRANDLVARYGGEEFAVILPNESLTGAAIVAERIRCRIEQLRLPNLGSQQHVVTVSIGAATALAAAENDPSQLVATADSALYRAKHMGRNRISLPGVD; translated from the coding sequence ATGAGCGGAACACAAAAAATCCAGCACCTGATGGAGTTTCCACCGGCAGACCAGCAACACGGCTTCGCCTTGAAGCTGATGGAACTGCTGGTGATCCCCACCTTCGTGGTCGACATCAACGGCAAGGTCATCATCTGGAACCAGGCCTGCGAGCGCCTGACCGGGGTGCCGGCCTGGGAAGTGCTGGGCACCGCCGACCACTGGAAGCCGTTCTACGAAGAGCAGCGTCCGACACTGGCCGACCTGGTGATCCAGGGCCGCAGCGCCGATCTGCACCGGCTGTACCGCCAGCACGCGCGCCGCAACGACACCGACAACAACCTGTGTGCGGAAAACTGGTGCGACATGCCGCGCGTGGGCCGGCGCCGCTACCTGGCGGCCGACGCCAGCCCGATCTTCGACAGCGAGGGCAAGCTGGTGGCCGTGGTGGAAACGCTGCGCGACGTCACCGAGGAAAAGCGCGCCCAGGTGGCGCTGGAGCAGCTGGCCACGCGCGACGGCCTGACCGGCCTGGCCAACCGCCGCTGCTTCGACGATACGCTGAACGCCGAGTGGCAGCGCGCCCTGCGCCATCAGCTGCCGCTGTCGCTGCTGATGGTGGACGTCGACAACTTCAAACAGTACAACGATGCCTACGGCCACCTGGGCGGCGACGAGTGCCTGCAGCGCATCGCCACGGCGGTATCGAGCGAGATGCGCGCCAACGACCTGGTGGCGCGCTACGGCGGCGAGGAATTCGCGGTGATCCTGCCCAATGAGTCGCTGACCGGCGCGGCCATCGTGGCCGAGCGCATCCGCTGCCGGATCGAGCAGCTGCGCCTGCCCAACCTGGGCAGCCAGCAGCACGTGGTGACGGTGAGCATCGGCGCGGCCACCGCGCTGGCGGCGGCCGAGAACGATCCAAGCCAGCTGGTGGCGACGGCCGACTCGGCGCTGTACCGCGCCAAGCACATGGGCCGCAATCGCATCAGCCTGCCTGGAGTCGATTAA
- a CDS encoding ATP-binding protein, with protein sequence MDEKETGITHLLRFPARRDAIPGAMAFAAMALNRAGLAPGLVARAELILEELLRNSILHGYGGDSAHDVWVGVRGQVLCYEDAAPPFDPLTEGPAPPDPGLPPDELPVGGIGLLLIRQLGSAVAYTYSAGHNRIEITLQ encoded by the coding sequence ATGGACGAAAAAGAAACCGGTATCACGCATCTGCTGCGTTTTCCGGCACGACGCGATGCGATCCCCGGCGCGATGGCGTTTGCCGCCATGGCGTTGAACCGGGCCGGCCTTGCGCCGGGCCTGGTGGCGCGCGCCGAATTGATCTTGGAGGAGCTGCTGCGCAACAGCATCCTGCACGGCTACGGCGGCGACAGCGCGCACGACGTGTGGGTCGGCGTGCGCGGCCAGGTGCTGTGCTACGAAGACGCCGCGCCGCCATTCGATCCGCTGACCGAAGGCCCGGCGCCGCCCGACCCGGGTCTGCCGCCGGACGAACTGCCGGTGGGCGGCATCGGCCTGCTGCTGATAAGGCAGTTGGGCAGCGCGGTGGCCTATACCTATAGCGCAGGTCACAACCGCATCGAGATCACATTACAATAG
- a CDS encoding DNA/RNA non-specific endonuclease: MSLFQRSLAIAALLAASLASAGECPAHYVDGRLPEIRNPKMTAATTELCYGVFGVMHSGITRTPLWSAEHLTSENIAAAKDLSRENSFHPEPRLPGRARAELADYARSGYDRGHMAPNGDMPDRRTQHESFTLANMVPQNAENNRHVWAGIEGVVRKLAQKEGDLYVITGPAFIGGNLEKVGKVLVPTHLYKLVYSPRQRAGAAFFIENRADVNYELLSIAELESKVGINLLPSLPAAEKQAMLRLPKVRQRKDGSKR, encoded by the coding sequence ATGTCTTTGTTTCAACGATCGCTGGCGATTGCCGCGCTGCTGGCCGCCAGCCTGGCCTCGGCCGGCGAATGCCCGGCCCACTACGTCGATGGCCGCCTGCCGGAAATCCGCAACCCCAAAATGACCGCCGCCACCACCGAGCTATGCTACGGCGTATTCGGTGTGATGCACTCCGGGATCACGCGCACGCCGCTGTGGTCGGCCGAGCATCTGACCTCGGAAAATATCGCAGCGGCCAAAGACCTGTCGCGCGAAAATTCCTTCCATCCCGAGCCGAGGCTGCCGGGCAGGGCGCGCGCCGAGCTGGCCGACTACGCCCGCAGCGGTTACGATCGCGGCCACATGGCGCCGAACGGCGACATGCCGGACCGCCGCACCCAGCACGAGAGCTTCACGCTGGCCAACATGGTGCCGCAAAACGCCGAGAACAACCGTCACGTCTGGGCCGGCATCGAGGGCGTGGTGCGCAAGCTGGCGCAGAAGGAGGGCGATCTGTACGTGATCACCGGCCCGGCCTTCATCGGCGGCAATCTGGAAAAGGTCGGCAAGGTGCTGGTGCCCACGCATTTGTATAAACTGGTGTACAGCCCGCGCCAGCGCGCCGGCGCCGCGTTCTTCATCGAGAACCGCGCCGACGTGAACTACGAGCTGTTGAGCATCGCCGAACTGGAAAGCAAGGTCGGCATCAATCTGCTGCCGTCGCTGCCGGCGGCGGAAAAACAGGCGATGCTGCGCCTGCCGAAGGTGAGACAACGTAAAGACGGGAGCAAGCGATGA
- a CDS encoding FecR domain-containing protein gives MKRIIAAACAAMAMLSTAAELPAGMIKTAKGSASIEREGQKTPARAGAALMASDRVLTGADGSVGITLRDETLLAVGPNSNVWLEKYAFDPTSHEGALNATVKKGTLGVISGKLSKQSPGAVQFRTPTSILGVRGTEFVIDVKDGE, from the coding sequence ATGAAAAGAATAATCGCCGCAGCATGCGCCGCCATGGCCATGCTGTCCACCGCCGCCGAACTCCCGGCCGGCATGATCAAGACCGCCAAAGGCAGTGCTTCCATCGAACGAGAAGGACAGAAAACGCCCGCCAGGGCCGGCGCCGCGCTGATGGCCAGCGACCGCGTACTTACCGGCGCCGACGGCAGCGTGGGCATCACGCTGCGTGACGAAACCCTGCTGGCTGTAGGCCCGAACAGCAATGTGTGGCTGGAGAAGTACGCCTTCGATCCAACCTCGCACGAGGGTGCGCTGAACGCCACGGTCAAGAAAGGCACGCTGGGTGTCATCTCCGGCAAGCTGTCCAAGCAGTCGCCGGGCGCGGTGCAGTTCCGCACGCCGACTTCGATCCTCGGCGTGCGCGGCACCGAGTTTGTCATCGACGTCAAGGACGGGGAATAA
- a CDS encoding STAS domain-containing protein — translation MELQPTQEGRTVILSPAGRIDHTHADAFKLALDPHLVDCRKDGTVLVIDLSDVVYISSIGLRALMVAIKQVKPQGGRMVLAALQPLVLEVFTISRFDMLFEIFPDRAAALAAASAAPTPAGGA, via the coding sequence ATGGAACTACAGCCAACACAAGAGGGCCGCACGGTTATCCTGAGCCCCGCAGGCCGCATCGATCACACCCATGCCGACGCCTTCAAGCTGGCGCTCGATCCGCATCTGGTGGATTGCCGCAAGGACGGCACGGTGCTGGTGATCGACCTCTCCGACGTGGTCTATATCAGTAGCATCGGCCTGCGCGCGCTGATGGTGGCCATCAAGCAGGTCAAGCCGCAGGGCGGACGCATGGTGCTGGCGGCGCTGCAGCCGCTGGTGCTGGAAGTGTTTACCATCAGCCGCTTCGACATGCTGTTCGAGATTTTCCCGGACCGCGCGGCGGCGCTGGCAGCGGCTTCGGCTGCTCCTACTCCGGCAGGCGGCGCATGA
- a CDS encoding OmpA family protein, with the protein MALLLWAVCLLAAVSQLQRGPTEQITLLPNQDGKASAVIITTAGKEMVLDKPYQTAAVDSRGAVATSGDDAAIKNRYGALLDTLPQRAAVFIVYFITDTDNLTAESAAQLAQIKSQLASRPAPEIIVIGHTDTVAKREYNDALSLRRAAAVKQILVEAGIAEDQIVVQARGEREPLVPTVDGVDEPRNRRVEIRVR; encoded by the coding sequence ATGGCTTTGCTGCTTTGGGCCGTGTGCCTGCTGGCCGCTGTCTCGCAACTACAACGCGGACCGACCGAACAAATCACTTTGCTGCCGAACCAGGACGGGAAAGCCAGCGCCGTCATCATCACCACCGCCGGTAAAGAAATGGTGCTGGACAAGCCGTATCAAACCGCCGCGGTGGATAGCCGTGGCGCGGTCGCCACGAGCGGCGACGACGCCGCGATCAAGAACCGCTACGGCGCCTTGCTGGACACCCTGCCGCAGCGCGCCGCCGTGTTCATCGTCTACTTCATCACCGATACCGACAACCTGACCGCCGAATCGGCGGCGCAGCTGGCGCAGATCAAATCGCAGTTGGCTTCGCGCCCGGCGCCGGAGATCATCGTCATCGGCCACACCGATACGGTGGCCAAGCGCGAATACAACGACGCCCTGTCCTTGCGCCGCGCCGCCGCCGTCAAGCAGATATTGGTGGAAGCCGGCATCGCCGAAGACCAGATCGTAGTGCAGGCGCGCGGCGAGCGCGAGCCGTTGGTGCCAACCGTCGACGGTGTCGATGAACCGCGCAACCGCCGCGTGGAAATCCGCGTCCGCTAA
- a CDS encoding heme-binding beta-barrel domain-containing protein → MTEFSPDIYTEPSPIDVNTLNNLGPLTAMAGIWKGERGLDIKPKADGARKQAYVERIELTPIDPVTNGPQLFYGLRYLIIVNKPDNVKTYHEQVGYWLWEPKTKTVIQTLGIPRGQIAMASAVVEPDAKEFELVARLESDTYGIRSNPFLEYGFKTVEYRIKVTINDDGTWGYEEDTVMLLRGEEEFHHRDRNLLHRVSEPLPNPMASGVPA, encoded by the coding sequence ATGACCGAGTTTTCTCCCGACATCTACACCGAACCCAGCCCGATCGACGTCAATACCCTCAACAACCTCGGTCCGCTGACGGCGATGGCCGGCATCTGGAAGGGTGAGCGCGGCCTGGATATCAAGCCCAAAGCCGACGGCGCACGTAAGCAGGCCTATGTCGAACGCATCGAACTGACGCCCATCGATCCGGTGACCAACGGACCGCAGCTGTTCTACGGCCTGCGCTACCTGATCATCGTAAACAAGCCCGATAACGTGAAGACCTATCACGAGCAGGTGGGCTACTGGCTGTGGGAGCCGAAGACCAAGACCGTGATCCAGACGCTGGGCATCCCGCGCGGCCAGATCGCCATGGCGTCGGCCGTGGTGGAACCGGACGCCAAGGAGTTCGAGCTGGTGGCGCGCCTGGAGTCCGATACCTACGGCATCCGTTCCAATCCCTTCCTGGAATACGGCTTCAAGACGGTGGAGTACCGCATCAAGGTCACCATCAACGACGACGGCACCTGGGGCTACGAAGAGGATACGGTGATGCTGCTGCGCGGCGAAGAAGAATTCCATCACCGCGACCGCAACCTGCTGCATCGCGTGTCCGAACCGCTGCCGAATCCCATGGCCAGCGGCGTACCTGCTTAA